In one window of Apium graveolens cultivar Ventura unplaced genomic scaffold, ASM990537v1 ctg1770, whole genome shotgun sequence DNA:
- the LOC141700097 gene encoding uncharacterized protein LOC141700097, giving the protein MCVEGLSAIIRGNEQAGILHGCTVARGAPTISHLLFADDCYFFFRANATEAGVMRRILDRYEHISGKMVNFNKSVVIFSPNTIVACRQDVCQELGVREAAVTGKYLGLPMRIGRNKVADFSFLVDRVDQKLQSWSKQAISRASKVILLKMIAQSIPNF; this is encoded by the coding sequence ATGTGTGTAGAAGGTTTAAGTGCTATAATTAGGGGAAATGAGCAAGCTGGAATTTTACATGGTTGTACAGTAGCAAGAGGGGCACCAACAATATCTCATCTTTTATTTGCCGATGATTGCTATTTTTTCTTTCGGGCAAATGCAACAGAGGCAGGGGTAATGAGACGGATCTTAGACCGTTATGAGCACATATCTGGGAAGATGGTGAACTTTAACAAATCAGTGGTGATTTTTTCACCAAATACTATAGTTGCTTGTAGACAAGATGTGTGTCAGGAGTTGGGAGTGAGGGAAGCTGCGGTAACAGGAAAATACTTAGGTCTCCCAATGCGTATCGGAAGAAATAAGGTGGCTGATTTTAGTTTCCTAGTGGATCGAGTGGATCAAAAATTGCAGAGTTGGAGTAAGCAAGCAATTTCGAGAGCAAGTAAAGTAATTCTTCTTAAAATGATAGCTCAATCTATACCAAATTTCTAG
- the LOC141700096 gene encoding uncharacterized protein LOC141700096 has translation MVLHSKHVNLPVLCSCCHIHVEDAVHTLFNFRIAKEVWNSVGLQELVRNTTYDNVMTVLKRIFNAGDKDTCVMVGLFCWNLWSRRNKWVWEKVNTSVFGIKVMALNLVADWRRARQVDKVTRKDGQGQLKTWSKPPEGWIKINVDATYRQGGEQIGVGCVVRDDRGQFLRARTNILHGTRQVREAEAWSLREALEWVRPWRGTKCIFESDAKLLVDAFNNDRGNSNFDTIVEECSHIIRHFENVSISFVSRSANMVSHLLAQASCSMTGPMEWYHTAPEFISCNITLEEI, from the coding sequence ATGGTTTTACATAGTAAGCATGTTAATCTCCCTGTACTATGTTCGTGTTGTCATATACATGTGGAGGATGCAGTGCATACACTTTTTAATTTTCGTATAGCGAAGGAGGTTTGGAACTCTGTAGGTTTGCAAGAGCTGGTGCGTAACACGACATATGATAATGTTATGACAGTGCTTAAACGGATTTTCAACGCAGGTGATAAAGATACGTGTGTCATGGTGGGACTTTTTTGTTGGAATTTGTGGTCGAGGAGAAATAAATGGGTATGGGAGAAGGTGAATACTTCTGTTTTTGGAATTAAAGTCATGGCTCTCAACTTGGTTGCAGACTGGAGGCGAGCTAGGCAGGTGGACAAGGTGACTCGCAAGGATGGGCAAGGGCAATTAAAGACGTGGAGTAAGCCTCCGGAAGGTTGGATTAAAATTAATGTTGATGCTACTTATCGACAAGGAGGGGAGCAGATTGGTGTTGGATGTGTAGTAAGGGATGATCGTGGTCAGTTCCTTCGAGCTCGAACAAACATACTTCATGGAACGAGACAAGTAAGAGAAGCAGAAGCATGGAGTTTGCGAGAGGCATTAGAATGGGTGCGTCCATGGAGGGGAACAAAGTGTATTTTCGAATCGGACGCCAAGTTGTTGGTGGATGCATTCAACAATGATAGGGGTAATTCAAATTTTGATACCATTGTGGAAGAATGTAGTCATATTATTAGACACTTTGAGAATGTGTCAATTAGTTTTGTGAGTCGATCTGCGAATATGGTATCCCACTTGTTAGCACAGGCTTCATGTTCTATGACAGGTCCTATGGAGTGGTATCATACTGCTCCAGAGTTTATCTCATGCAATATTACTTTGGAAGAAATTTAA